A stretch of the Papaver somniferum cultivar HN1 chromosome 6, ASM357369v1, whole genome shotgun sequence genome encodes the following:
- the LOC113290224 gene encoding endoplasmic reticulum-Golgi intermediate compartment protein 3-like, with protein sequence MMKMGVKQALKSLDAFPRAEDHLLQKTQSGAVVSIIGLVIMATLFLHELKYYLTTYTVHQMSVDLKRGENLPIHINMTFPSLPCDVVSVDAIDMSGKHEVDLDTNIWKLRLNSAGHIIGTEYLSDLVEKEHTNHKHNDGKDHEGEVDSAHKPHGHGFDQDAEKMVKKVKEAIANGEGCRVYGALDVQRVAGNFHISVHGLNIFVAQQIFGGPTHVNVSHVIHDLSFGPKYPGIHNPLDETSRILRGASGTFKYYIKVVPTEFRYLSKDVIPTNQFSVTEYFSPINEQDRNWPAVYFLYDLSPITVTIREERRSFLHFITRLCAVLGGTFALTGMLDRWMYRILEGLTKSNSRTTVR encoded by the exons ATGATGAAGATGGGTGTGAAACAAGCTCTGAAGAGTCTAGATGCGTTTCCTCGTGCAGAAGATCATTTGTTGCAGAAGACTCAGTCTGGAGCTGTTG TCTCCATAATTGGTCTGGTCATAATGGCTACGTTGTTCTTGCATGAGCTGAAGTATTATCTTACAACATATACCGTTCATCAG ATGTCTGTAGATTTGAAGCGTGGAGAAAATCTTCCTATCCATATAAACATGACCTTCCCTTCATTGCCCTGTGATG TTGTAAGCGTGGATGCAATTGATATGTCAGGCAAACATGAGGTGGACCTGGATACGAACATATGGAAA CTTCGTTTGAATAGTGCTGGACATATAATTGGTACAGAATACTTGTCTGATCTCGTTGAGAAGGAGCACACAAATCACAAACACA ATGATGGTAAAGATCATGAGGGTGAAGTTGATTCTGCGCACAAACCTCATGGTCATGGATTTGATCAAGATGCTGAAAAAATGGTCAAGAAGGTGAAAGAAGCAATAGCGAATGGGGAGGGTTGCCGG GTTTATGGAGCCTTAGATGTCCAAAGGGTTGCTGGGAACTTTCATATTTCAGTTCATGGCCTAAATATTTTTGTTGCTCAACAG ATTTTTGGCGGTCCTACTCATGTGAATGTTAGTCACGTGATTCATGACTTGTCTTTTGGGCCCAAGTACCCAGGAATTCATAACCCACTCGATGAGACTTCAAGGATTTTACGCGGTGCAAGTGGAACCTTCAAGTATTATATAAAG GTTGTTCCAACAGAATTCCGGTATCTCTCAAAAGACGTAATACCGACTAATCAATTTTCTGTAACTGAATATTTTAGCCCCATAAATGAGCAGGATAGAAATTGGCCAG CTGTTTACTTTTTGTATGATCTTTCACCAATCACTGTGACAATTAGAGAAGAGCGTCGCAGTTTTCTCCATTTTATCACTAGGCTTTGTGCTGTTCTCGGTGGTACATTTGCTCTAACAG GGATGCTGGATCGATGGATGTACCGAATTCTGGAGGGATTGACAAAGTCAAACAGTAGAACCACAGTCCGATGA